A DNA window from Leopardus geoffroyi isolate Oge1 chromosome A1, O.geoffroyi_Oge1_pat1.0, whole genome shotgun sequence contains the following coding sequences:
- the TIFAB gene encoding TRAF-interacting protein with FHA domain-containing protein B gives MAAESQPEVPLAVRLPSMEKPLTVLHVSLYHPTQDPDTFANVPPKLQHDTNPLLVGRGPDAHLQLRLPCLSRRHLSLEPYREKGDTPLAFCLKALSRKGCVWVNGLTLRFLEQVPLSVVNRVAFSGIQMVVRIERGTSLEAFVCCFHLSSSPLIHRPQAEETDEWESKPQEQQPPSSGQRAPDHLGLHHSPSHPSPGGGTETQLQKEPSESMLC, from the exons ATGGCTGCCGAGTCACAGCCAGAGGTGCCCCTGGCGGTAAG GCTCCCATCCATGGAGAAGCCCCTCACGGTCCTGCATGTGAGCCTGTACCACCCCACGCAGGACCCAGACACCTTTGCCAACGTCCCACCGAAGCTGCAGCATGACACCAACCCACTGCTGGTGGGGCGGGGCCCGGACGCCCACCTCCAGCTGCGGCTCCCGTGCCTCTCCCGCAGACACCTGTCGCTGGAGCCCTACCGGGAGAAGGGTGACACTCCCCTGGCCTTCTGCCTGAAGGCCCTGAGCCGCAAAGGCTGTGTGTGGGTCAACGGGCTGACTCTGAGGTTCCTGGAGCAGGTTCCACTGAGCGTGGTCAACAGGGTTGCCTTCTCCGGCATCCAGATGGTGGTCCGCATAGAGCGAGGCACCTCCCTGGAGGCCTTTGTCTGCTGCTTCCATCTCAGCTCCTCGCCCCTGATTCATAGGCCCCAGGCTGAGGAGACTGATGAATGGGAAAGCAAACCCCAGGAGCAGCAGCCCCCAAGTTCAGGGCAGCGAGCTCCAGATCACCTGGGGCTTCACCACAGCCCTTCCCATCCAAGCcctggaggaggaacagaaacaCAGCTCCAGAAGGAGCCCTCAGAAAGTATGCTCTGCTAG